The following coding sequences lie in one Aricia agestis chromosome 10, ilAriAges1.1, whole genome shotgun sequence genomic window:
- the LOC121731411 gene encoding peroxisome biogenesis factor 2 — MSITYIPRVTQLDSIHLDDQLEELFKHLLFQTTKYFEPGLLQPVLPELELLLRTWIFKYSMYNKKCTFGQQMLSMRYKTENFTTSKLYWYYVYTVLLRYLKDRALYSYTSNIKVQNVLNRVEKVQLVGDILNFLRFIQSGKYPMLIDYILGLHLSADRITRENLSDFSWTRELLWHNLIELTGTVLSLVNMFGLRQKVTKLLRHMWWKSYTRSSVISGSSVMTIHTVCPCCSKRPILPHVMGCSHVFCYYCLMANKMADADFVCPKCYFNGKDVCPYTISSIV; from the exons ATGTCGATTACTTACATACCCCGTGTAACTCAG CTCGATTCAATCCATTTAGATGATCAGTTAGAGGAGTTGTTCAAACATTTATTGTTTCAAACAACCAAATATTTTGAG CCAGGATTGCTACAGCCTGTTTTACCTGAGCTAGAATTATTGCTGAGAACATGGATATTCAAATACTCCATGTACAACAAAAAGTGTACATTTGGTCAGCAAATGCTGTCAATGAGATACAAAACAGAAAACTTTACAACCTCCAAGTTGTATTGGTACTATGTGTATACAGTACTATTAAGATACTTAAAAGATAGAGCTCTCTACAGTTACACCTCAAATATCAAAGTGCAAAATGTTTTGAACAGAGTGGAAAAAGTTCAGTTAGTTGGTGACATACTGAATTTTCTCAGATTCATTCAAAGTGGAAAGTATCCTATGCTGATTGATTATATCCTTGGCCTCCATTTGTCTGCTGATAGAATAACAAGAGAAAATCTCAGTGATTTTTCCTGGACTAGAGAATTGCTTTGGCATAATCTTATT GAATTGACTGGGACAGTACTATCTCTAGTCAACATGTTTGGATTGAGACAAAAGGTGACAAAGCTACTGAGACACATGTGGTGGAAGAGTTATACCCGATCATCTGTTATTTCGGGTTCTTCTGTGATGACCATACACACAGTGTGCCCCTGCTGCAGTAAGAGGCCTATCCTGCCTCATGTTATGGGCTGCTCGCATGTATTTTGCTATTATTGTTTAATG gCAAACAAAATGGCTGATGCGGATTTTGTGTGTCCAAAGTGCTACTTCAATGGCAAAGATGTGTGTCCTTATACAATAAGTTCAATAGTTTAA
- the LOC121731410 gene encoding osteopetrosis-associated transmembrane protein 1: MVFFEMKKFNVLLVLLLYVKFTICDINYNLNLIQKNDFGYNGEAYLNPYPRECFEILEAFAAHASNFTSCSILHARPIRLCEKCVDNYIHFHAKYQELLKTVINGTSCGSLFMAQDRLNTIKQQHDSLLTIWDGGHCNTCFDWGTNGPELKNDTKNFIKKFNNTMECIISNLGPEDDIVCEKCMSTYIDLDEFYKSLSEDSIGVDSVCMDIVDSMNTTRSIWSKTLKCCGLRKSPEIFFLCCTGIISSLPLIFYLAVRFCRPVGGLQVTVLKDSRFKQYFSEN; the protein is encoded by the exons atggtGTTCTTTGAAATGAAAAAGTTTAACGTGTTATTAGTACTACTTCTCTACGTTAAGTTTACCATTTGTGATATTAACTATAACCTGAATCTGATACAAAAAAATGATTT TGGCTATAACGGAGAGGCATATCTTAACCCTTATCCCAGAGAATGCTTTGAGATCTTAGAGGCTTTCGCTGCTCATGCCTCAAATTTTACATCATGCTCTATCTTACACGCGCGGCCAATAAGGCTGTGTGAGAAGTGTGTAGACAACTATATACACTTCCATGCTAAGTATCAAGAACTGTTGAAAACAGTTATCAATGGCACGTCTTGTGGCTCTCTGTTTATGGCACAAGACAGACTCAACACAATCAAACAGCAACATGACAGTTTACTTACCATTTGGGACGGAGGACATTGTAACA CATGTTTTGACTGGGGAACAAATGGACCTGAGCTTAAAAATGACACCAAGaactttataaaaaagtttaacaaCACTATGGAGTGTATCATCAGCAATTTGGGTCCGGAGGATGACATAGTGTGTGAAAAATGTATGAGCACTTATATTGATCTCGATGAATTTTACAAAAGCCTTAGCGAAGATTCTATTGGGGTTGACAGTGTATGCATGGATATTGTTGATTCT ATGAATACAACAAGATCTATATGGAGTAAGACTTTGAAGTGCTGTGGACTACGAAAGTCGCcagaaatatttttcttatgctGTACTGGAATAATTTCAAGTTTAccattgatattttatttggcaGTAAGATTTTGTAGACCTGTTGGAGGTTTACAAGTTACAGTACTCAAAG ATTCAAGATTCAAACAGTACTTCTCTGAAAACTAG